In one Crocosphaera sp. UHCC 0190 genomic region, the following are encoded:
- a CDS encoding DUF2281 domain-containing protein, producing MTLEQLLLDKLKQLPIDKQQELLDFADFLSEKSRGQPTLTSIRGLCADLKVDITEEEIQETRQEMWSNFPREELLS from the coding sequence ATGACCCTAGAACAATTACTATTAGATAAACTAAAGCAATTGCCAATAGATAAACAACAAGAATTATTAGATTTTGCTGACTTTTTATCGGAAAAATCAAGAGGTCAACCTACTTTAACCAGTATTAGGGGACTTTGTGCTGACTTAAAAGTTGATATTACTGAAGAAGAAATACAGGAAACTCGACAGGAAATGTGGTCTAATTTTCCGAGAGAGGAGTTATTATCATGA
- a CDS encoding type II toxin-antitoxin system VapC family toxin, translating to MTGIVIDTHVLIWYVFDINRLSDKALTRLDNAVNNNELMYLSAISLIEIIYLVEKGRIADEVLTRVLKAIESSKSNLFLVPLDKNIALTLQEIDRIIVPEMPDRIIAATALYLQLPLITRDLKIQALSNIQVIW from the coding sequence ATGACAGGTATTGTCATTGATACCCATGTTTTGATTTGGTATGTATTTGACATAAATCGGCTATCGGATAAGGCTTTAACTCGGTTAGATAATGCTGTTAATAATAATGAGTTGATGTATCTTTCTGCTATTTCTTTAATTGAGATTATTTATCTAGTAGAAAAAGGAAGGATTGCTGATGAAGTGTTAACTAGAGTGTTGAAAGCGATTGAAAGTTCTAAGAGCAATCTTTTTCTTGTTCCTTTGGATAAAAATATTGCTCTAACCCTTCAAGAAATCGATAGAATTATTGTCCCTGAAATGCCTGATAGAATTATTGCTGCTACTGCTTTATATTTACAGTTACCCTTGATTACTCGTGATTTAAAAATCCAGGCTTTATCTAATATTCAAGTGATTTGGTAA
- a CDS encoding site-specific DNA-methyltransferase yields MTTNPKTPEAFDLSSMDMAEANRAKLKALFPSVFTETYNKNEELIESIDFEKLKAELGTFSDIFESRKERYGMEWPGKKEALRLIQQPSYATLKPCRDESVNFDSTENLFIEGDNLEVLKLLQKSYYGKVKMIYIDPPYNTGKEFIYPDDYKDSLENYLAYAGLIDDEGKKFSTNTANEGRFHTKWLNMMYPRLYLARNLLREDGVIFISINEAEVSSLKLLLNQVFGEENFVSQIIWQRSKKGDAKLIANIHEYILVYVKNYQSVLEKGVWRKRKEGVDQVLSYYKNLKNKFNNEHETIRKYMRDWYSNLNENDPRNTHKHYNFSDDRGLYFAADFAGPDDGRKNRPRYDIFHPVTGKSCKKPSTGWRWDEEKTKWALEQNPPRIHFGVDETTIPNRKVYLDETSFEPFSSVFYADGRSATLEVESLVGKGVFSFPKNKEILIELISLVCNSQDIILDFFSGSCSTAHAVLDLNKEDGGNRKFIMVQLPEPCEETSEAKKAGYDTIADIGKERIRRVIQKIQSELDQKEQENQSKIPELRDEIPQLDLGFKVLKLNASNFNTWQGNDPEIEEGELIKQLELHIDYIKPTATQEDILYELLLKSGFMPTEKVETLTLANKTVYSISDGALLICLEDEITRNLIDAIAQKEPLQFICLDQGFQRNDQLKANAVQTFNAHNQGKDTHQQILFRTV; encoded by the coding sequence ATGACAACTAACCCGAAAACCCCTGAAGCATTCGATTTATCGAGTATGGATATGGCGGAAGCTAATCGTGCTAAGTTAAAGGCATTATTTCCTTCTGTTTTTACAGAAACTTATAATAAAAATGAGGAGTTAATTGAGTCTATTGATTTTGAAAAGTTAAAGGCAGAATTAGGAACGTTTAGTGATATTTTTGAGAGTCGGAAAGAACGTTATGGCATGGAATGGCCGGGGAAAAAGGAGGCTTTACGGTTAATTCAACAGCCTAGTTATGCCACTTTAAAACCTTGTCGGGATGAGTCGGTTAATTTTGATTCTACAGAGAATTTATTTATTGAAGGGGATAATTTAGAGGTTTTAAAACTTCTACAAAAGTCCTATTATGGCAAGGTGAAAATGATTTATATTGACCCTCCTTATAATACGGGGAAGGAGTTTATTTATCCAGATGATTATAAGGATAGTTTAGAGAATTATTTGGCTTATGCAGGGTTAATTGATGATGAGGGGAAAAAGTTTTCAACGAATACCGCAAATGAGGGACGCTTTCATACGAAATGGCTCAATATGATGTATCCTCGCCTTTATTTAGCAAGGAATTTATTACGGGAAGATGGGGTTATTTTTATTAGTATTAACGAGGCTGAAGTCTCATCGTTAAAATTATTATTAAATCAAGTATTTGGGGAAGAAAACTTTGTATCTCAAATTATTTGGCAACGTTCAAAAAAGGGAGATGCAAAATTAATAGCGAATATACATGAATATATTTTAGTTTATGTTAAAAATTATCAATCAGTATTAGAAAAAGGTGTCTGGAGGAAACGGAAAGAAGGTGTAGATCAAGTTCTATCTTATTATAAAAATCTTAAAAACAAATTCAATAATGAACATGAAACCATTAGAAAATATATGAGAGACTGGTATTCTAATCTAAACGAAAATGATCCTAGAAACACACACAAACACTATAATTTTTCAGATGATAGAGGATTATACTTTGCAGCCGATTTTGCAGGGCCAGATGATGGTAGAAAAAACCGACCAAGATATGATATTTTTCATCCCGTCACTGGAAAATCTTGCAAAAAACCTTCAACTGGATGGAGATGGGATGAAGAAAAAACTAAATGGGCGTTAGAGCAAAATCCGCCAAGAATTCATTTTGGAGTTGATGAAACGACCATCCCTAATCGTAAAGTTTATTTAGATGAAACAAGTTTTGAGCCATTTTCTTCAGTATTTTATGCAGATGGCCGTTCAGCAACACTTGAAGTTGAAAGTTTGGTAGGGAAAGGAGTTTTTAGCTTTCCTAAAAATAAGGAAATTTTAATAGAATTAATTTCTCTTGTTTGTAACAGTCAAGATATTATTTTAGACTTCTTCTCAGGTTCATGTAGCACTGCACACGCCGTTTTAGACCTCAATAAAGAAGACGGAGGCAACCGTAAATTTATTATGGTACAACTTCCCGAACCCTGTGAAGAAACCTCAGAAGCAAAAAAAGCAGGTTATGATACCATTGCCGATATTGGCAAAGAAAGAATCCGTAGAGTCATCCAAAAAATTCAAAGCGAACTTGACCAAAAAGAACAAGAAAATCAAAGTAAAATCCCTGAATTAAGAGACGAAATACCGCAACTAGACTTAGGGTTTAAAGTCCTCAAACTCAACGCCTCTAACTTCAATACTTGGCAAGGAAATGACCCAGAAATTGAAGAAGGAGAACTCATTAAACAACTCGAATTACATATAGACTATATTAAACCTACCGCTACCCAAGAAGATATTTTATATGAATTATTGCTTAAATCTGGCTTTATGCCTACCGAAAAAGTAGAAACCCTAACCCTTGCTAATAAAACCGTTTATTCCATCTCAGACGGTGCATTACTTATTTGCTTAGAAGATGAAATTACCCGTAACTTAATTGATGCGATCGCCCAAAAAGAACCCTTACAATTTATCTGTCTTGACCAGGGATTTCAAAGAAATGACCAACTAAAAGCCAATGCAGTGCAAACCTTTAATGCACATAACCAAGGCAAAGATACCCATCAACAAATTCTATTCCGTACTGTTTAA
- a CDS encoding type II toxin-antitoxin system HicA family toxin, with product MGKLEKLIELFLRKPPEVKFDEVRYLLEAFGFEEKRVKGSHHIFRHPDKRQITIPLKGGQKVKGIYVQKILDLLNLENS from the coding sequence ATGGGTAAGCTCGAAAAATTAATTGAATTATTCCTTAGAAAACCTCCCGAAGTCAAATTTGATGAGGTACGCTATTTACTAGAAGCCTTTGGGTTTGAAGAAAAACGAGTAAAAGGAAGTCATCATATTTTTCGACATCCTGACAAAAGACAAATTACCATTCCTCTCAAGGGAGGCCAAAAAGTCAAAGGCATTTATGTCCAAAAAATTCTTGATTTATTAAACTTAGAGAATAGTTAA
- a CDS encoding type II toxin-antitoxin system HicB family antitoxin → MTPITNSSVNSQSLDYYLNLPYPITLYPASEGGYVAEIKDLQGCLTQGETLEETINNINEAKALWLETAYDEGDQIPLPSHTEL, encoded by the coding sequence ATGACACCCATAACCAACTCATCAGTTAACAGTCAATCTTTGGATTATTATCTCAATTTACCCTATCCCATTACCCTATATCCCGCATCCGAAGGGGGATATGTTGCAGAAATTAAAGATTTACAGGGATGTCTAACCCAAGGTGAAACCTTAGAAGAAACCATTAACAATATTAATGAAGCTAAAGCATTATGGTTAGAAACCGCTTATGATGAAGGAGATCAAATTCCCTTACCAAGTCACACTGAATTATAA